A genomic segment from Anticarsia gemmatalis isolate Benzon Research Colony breed Stoneville strain chromosome 14, ilAntGemm2 primary, whole genome shotgun sequence encodes:
- the RpL18 gene encoding ribosomal protein L18, which produces MGIDINHKHDRKVRRTEVKSQDVYLRLLVKLYRYLARRTNAKFNQIILRRLFMSRINRPPLSLSRLARHMKKPTREGMIAVVVGSITNDVRLYTVPKMTVAALHVTEKARARILAAGGEILTFDQLALRAPTGAKTVLLQGQRTAREAVRHFGPAPGAPRSHTKPYVRSKGHERARPSRRSNV; this is translated from the exons ATG GGTATCGACATCAACCACAAACACGACAGGAAAGTTAGGCGCACCGAAGTCAAGTCTCAGGATGTGTACCTGAGATTGCttgtaaaa CTATACAGGTACTTGGCTAGGCGTACAAATGCCAAGTTCAACCAGATCATCCTGCGCAGGCTGTTTATGAGCCGCATCAACAGGCCTCCACTATCGCTGTCGCGCCTGGCGCGTCACATGAAGAAGCCAACGCGCGAGGGTATGATCGCCGTGGTTGTTGGATCCATCACCAATGACGTGAGGCTGTACACAGTGCCCAAGATGACAGTCGCTGCTCTGCACGTCACTGAGAAGGCCCGTGCTCGCATCTTGGCTGCTGGAG GTGAAATCCTGACATTCGATCAGCTCGCTCTGCGCGCCCCCACCGGCGCCAAGACCGTGCTCCTGCAAGGTCAGCGCACTGCTCGTGAGGCTGTCCGTCACTTCGGCCCCGCCCCCGGAGCACCACGCTCACACACTAAGCCCTACGTGAGGTCCAAGGGACACGAACGCGCGCGACCCAGCCGTCGCTCGAACGTgtaa
- the BHD gene encoding folliculin isoform X1: MNAIVGLCHFCEAHGPRPLFCTFTTDNESHTTESSKSGVQCSGCTSLGPETVFVSRDDDGTIFCSRESVPNADVTAFLRQAAIRSITCEVNWNKEGGVVYFSDTHGHVLSLTFQVKDTWARGLKRWFSIVVLMKDKMLLLNITPLLTEHMQKIAKELQELADVVYDAEQKVCSQRALRLKTGRNDFGQSRSLMHLTGSEDVFKRLHSNFTWMLKAGAHTYSEKLYTSQDLLKKLQPQALKNSIFEPSTCSVPNDEECMSLRSLEKLLTKTVFKVLMYCTLTGVYIVIKSNKIEADAIIKGLSRLLPVNQPNYTRISIAKSDEKLLTSVCLVEEVENGNFSYKWAGPLPVKYPTLMNRIENAMNNEKFNDEVLHQHVKSLQLEWLGIAKAVKPAIASSGARSDAVAKLKQIFGVAQHDESLLNHWMSAFCI, translated from the exons ATGAATGCTATTGTTGGTTTGTGCCACTTTTGTGAGGCTCATGGTCCACGGCCACTTTTCTGTACATTCACAACCGACAATGAAAGTCATACTACAGAATCTTCAAAATCTGGTGTTCAGTGTAGTGGATGTACATCTCTTGGACCAGAAACAGTATTTGTATCGAGAGACGACGATGGCACGATATTCTGCAGCAGAGAATCAGTCCCTAATGCCGATGTGACTGCGTTTTTGAGACAAGCTGCTATAAGAAGTATCACTTGTGAG GTAAACTGGAATAAAGAAGGAGGAGTAGTATACTTCAGTGACACCCATGGTCATGTACTGAGCCTCACATTTCAAGTAAAAGACACATGGGCGAGGGGACTGAAGAGATGGTTCTCTATTGTAGTGCTTATGAAGGACAAGATGTTGTTGTTGAATATAACTCCGCTGCTGACTGAACATATgcag AAAATAGCAAAAGAACTACAAGAGTTGGCAGATGTGGTGTATGATGCTGAACAGAAGGTATGCTCACAAAGAGCCTTGAGGTTGAAAACTGGCAGGAATGACTTTGGACAGTCCAGATCTCTGATGCACTTGACTG GTAGTGAAGATGTATTCAAAAGGCTACACTCAAACTTTACGTGGATGCTAAAAGCTGGAGCCCACACATATTCAGAGAAGCTATACACCAGCCAAGATCTACTCAAGAAGTTACAACCACAGGCTTTGAAGAATTCAATATTTGAGCCAAGTACTTGCTCTGTGCCAAATGATGAGGAATGCATGTCTCTTAGAAGTTTAGAGAAGTTGTTAACTAAAACagtatttaaagtattaatGTATTGTACATTGACTGGAGTTTAT attgtaataaaatcgaaTAAAATAGAAGCAGATGCCATAATAAAGGGATTATCTAGGTTATTGCCAGTGAACCAACCAAACTATACTAGGATTAGTATAGCAAAAAGTGATGAAAAGCTGCTGACTTCTGTATGTCTTGTGGAAGAAGTAGAGAATGGTAACTTTAGTTATAAGTGGGCAGGACCGTTACCTGTCAAAT atCCTACACTAATGAATAGAATAGAGAATGCAATGAACAACGAAAAATTCAATGATGAGGTGCTTCATCAGCATGTGAAATCCCTGCAACTAGAATGGTTGGG CATAGCAAAAGCAGTAAAACCTGCCATTGCATCCTCAGGAGCAAGATCAGATGCTGTTGCAAAGTTGAAGCAAATATTTGGAGTGGCTCAGCATGATGAGTCCTTGCTCAATCATTGGATGAGTGCCTTTTGTATCTAG
- the BHD gene encoding folliculin isoform X2 — protein sequence MNAIVGLCHFCEAHGPRPLFCTFTTDNESHTTESSKSGVQCSGCTSLGPETVFVSRDDDGTIFCSRESVPNADVTAFLRQAAIRSITCEVNWNKEGGVVYFSDTHGHVLSLTFQVKDTWARGLKRWFSIVVLMKDKMLLLNITPLLTEHMQKIAKELQELADVVYDAEQKVCSQRALRLKTGRNDFGQSRSLMHLTGSEDVFKRLHSNFTWMLKAGAHTYSEKLYTSQDLLKKLQPQALKNSIFEPSTCSVPNDEECMSLRSLEKLLTKTVFKVLMYCTLTGVYIVIKSNKIEADAIIKGLSRLLPVNQPNYTRISIAKSDEKLLTSVCLVEEVENGNFSYKWAGPLPVKLV from the exons ATGAATGCTATTGTTGGTTTGTGCCACTTTTGTGAGGCTCATGGTCCACGGCCACTTTTCTGTACATTCACAACCGACAATGAAAGTCATACTACAGAATCTTCAAAATCTGGTGTTCAGTGTAGTGGATGTACATCTCTTGGACCAGAAACAGTATTTGTATCGAGAGACGACGATGGCACGATATTCTGCAGCAGAGAATCAGTCCCTAATGCCGATGTGACTGCGTTTTTGAGACAAGCTGCTATAAGAAGTATCACTTGTGAG GTAAACTGGAATAAAGAAGGAGGAGTAGTATACTTCAGTGACACCCATGGTCATGTACTGAGCCTCACATTTCAAGTAAAAGACACATGGGCGAGGGGACTGAAGAGATGGTTCTCTATTGTAGTGCTTATGAAGGACAAGATGTTGTTGTTGAATATAACTCCGCTGCTGACTGAACATATgcag AAAATAGCAAAAGAACTACAAGAGTTGGCAGATGTGGTGTATGATGCTGAACAGAAGGTATGCTCACAAAGAGCCTTGAGGTTGAAAACTGGCAGGAATGACTTTGGACAGTCCAGATCTCTGATGCACTTGACTG GTAGTGAAGATGTATTCAAAAGGCTACACTCAAACTTTACGTGGATGCTAAAAGCTGGAGCCCACACATATTCAGAGAAGCTATACACCAGCCAAGATCTACTCAAGAAGTTACAACCACAGGCTTTGAAGAATTCAATATTTGAGCCAAGTACTTGCTCTGTGCCAAATGATGAGGAATGCATGTCTCTTAGAAGTTTAGAGAAGTTGTTAACTAAAACagtatttaaagtattaatGTATTGTACATTGACTGGAGTTTAT attgtaataaaatcgaaTAAAATAGAAGCAGATGCCATAATAAAGGGATTATCTAGGTTATTGCCAGTGAACCAACCAAACTATACTAGGATTAGTATAGCAAAAAGTGATGAAAAGCTGCTGACTTCTGTATGTCTTGTGGAAGAAGTAGAGAATGGTAACTTTAGTTATAAGTGGGCAGGACCGTTACCTGTCAAAT tggtataa
- the LOC142978328 gene encoding kelch-like protein 10, producing MEFNSKHRKLSKNKNSVRTPSSSKPRLTKKKIVTRKRKCVCLPENYSVVEFPSIWNELRQNDQLCDGTIVCRDMKPIRVHRAILSAVSPYFKAIFINSLKKGEPEETEIFVDVPSYFMNLILDYAYTGTCTVTAENVEYLLPYADQFDVVGVIQLCCQFLLRELRPHNCLGIFKFARYYFCSELEKKGKLYIRQNFSRILKECIEFKSLSYDELEDILRDDELNVRNEEIVFQAVKTWVEHDVDSRRRYIPSLLLCVRFGHISYKYFKSKILQWQPVADDEKCQEALYPAVVFLTLLDSRPGTEADLNDPLARPRIPFEILFAVGGWSAGSPTSFVETYDTRADRWFLSIHMDLTPRAYHGLCTLNNLIYMIGGFDGSDHFNTVRCYDPVANTWHERACMYQARCYVSVVAHDGLIYALGGYNGRTRMSSVERYYPDKNQWEMTTPMNKQRSDASAASLGGKIYIVGGFNGQEVLSSAEVFDPDTRQWSFIRSMLSPRSGVSLIAYRECLYALGGFNGYSRLNTGERFNPQRGGDWQEVTEMFSARSNFATVLLDDMIFVIGGFNGSTTIPHVECYDGDTMEWYDAAPMNLNRSALSACVLAGLPNARSFSYLAKAVPAAGADQAHHS from the exons ATGGAATTTAACTCGAAACAtcgaaaattatcaaaaaataaaaattctgttCGTACTCCTTCATCCTCAAAACCCAGACTGACCAAAAAGAAGATCGTTACGCGAAAACGAAAATGCGTGTGCCTCCCTGAAAATTATTCAGTTGTAGAATTCCCTTCAATATGGAATGAACTGCGGCAGAATGATCAGCTTTGCGATGGGACCATCGTCTGCAGGGACATGAAACCGATTCGAGTACATCGGGCAATACTCTCAGCCGTTAGTCCGTACTTCAAAGCCATATTCATTAATTCGCTGAAGAAAGGAGAGCCCGAGGAAACTGAGATATTTGTGGATGTTCCTAGTTACTTTATGAACTTGATTCTAGATTATGCATATACGGGGACATGCACGGTAACTGCAGAAAACGTGGAATATCTCCTGCCATATGCAGATCAATTCGATGTTGTTGGTGTAATACAACTTTGCTGCCAGTTCCTTTTACGCGAACTGAGGCCGCATAACTGTCttggaatatttaaatttgcACGATATTATTTCTGTAGTGAGCTAGAAAAAAAAGGAAAGTTGTATATAAGGCAAAATTTTAGCAGAATACTTAAGGAATGTATTGAATTTAAATCGCTCTCATACGACGAGCTAGAAGATATTTTGAGAGACGATGAACTGAATGTTCGAAATGAGGAAATAGTATTCCAAGCAGTTAAGACATGGGTTGAGCACGATGTAGATAGTAGGAGAAGATATATCCCATCTCTTCTTCTATGCGTAAGATTTGGTCATATCagctacaaatatttcaaatcaaaaatattacagtgGCAACCGGTCGCTGACGATGAG AAATGCCAAGAAGCTTTATATCCAGCCGTGGTATTCCTGACATTGTTGGATTCTAGACCCGGCACAGAAGCAGATCTAAATGATCCGTTGGCAAGACCTCGAATACCGTTTGAGATACTTTTTGCAGTTGGTGGCTGGAGTGCTGGCAGCCCCACGAGTTTTGTAGAAACATATGACACGAG GGCAGACCGCTGGTTTCTATCCATCCACATGGATCTAACGCCTCGTGCCTACCACGGTTTGTGCACGTTGAACAACCTGATCTATATGATCGGAGGCTTCGACGGCAGCGACCATTTCAACACGGTGCGGTGCTACGATCCCGTGGCGAACACTTGGCACGAGAGAGCCTGCATGTATCAGGCGAGGTGTTATGTCAGCGTGGTGGCACATG ATGGTCTAATATACGCGTTGGGTGGTTACAATGGTCGCACACGCATGTCGTCTGTGGAGCGCTACTATCCGGACAAGAACCAGTGGGAGATGACCACGCCGATGAACAAGCAACGCTCCGATGCCAGTGCCGCCTCTCTTGGCGGAAAG ATATACATTGTGGGCGGTTTCAATGGGCAAGAGGTCCTAAGTTCTGCGGAAGTATTCGACCCTGACACGCGACAGTGGAGCTTCATCAGGTCGATGCTGAGCCCGCGCTCGGGCGTATCTCTTATCGCCTACAGAGAATGTCTGTATGCCCTCGGAGGATTCAATGGATACAGCCGCTTGAATACGG GTGAGAGGTTCAATCCGCAGCGTGGAGGTGACTGGCAGGAGGTGACAGAGATGTTCAGTGCGAGGAGTAACTTCGCAACTGTACTGCTGGACGACATGATCTTCGTCATCGGAGGCTTCAACG GTTCGACCACAATACCCCACGTGGAATGCTACGATGGTGATACAATGGAGTGGTATGACGCTGCACCAATGAATCTCAATCGATCAGCTCTGAGTGCGTGCGTCCTCGCCGGGCTGCCCAACGCCCGCTCCTTCTCGTACCTGGCCAAGGCTGTGCCAGCCGCTGGCGCCGACCAAGCACACCACTCCTGA
- the LOC142978387 gene encoding 15-hydroxyprostaglandin dehydrogenase [NAD(+)]-like has protein sequence MELKGKVALITGAAAGIGLAYSEELLKQGAKVSICDIDAEIGEQITDELGAKYGRKNVLFCRCDVTDYPQYEEAFEMTMEVFNRLDIVINNAGVMNDRFWELEVDVNLNGVIRGTLLAYRFMSKDRGGQGGTIVNTASTAFTRPQVSTPIYTATNYAIVGLTRAYGDQYHVNLTGVRSMVICPGLTDTGLVKEIRKQLMSSEYEAAWQRDNANSKIQSSEHVGRALVEILTKGQSGSVWIVDNGTPAREWRG, from the exons ATGGAGCTGAAAGGAAAGGTCGCCCTTATCACCGGTGCCGCTGCTGGCATCGGTCTCGCCTACAGCGAGGAGCTTCTCAAGCAAGGAGCCAAG GTTTCGATATGCGATATCGACGCGGAAATCGGCGAGCAAATCACCGACGAGTTGGGCGCCAAGTATGGCAGGAAGAACGTGCTGTTTTGccgctgtgacgtcactgacTATCCCCAGTATGAGG AGGCGTTTGAGATGACAATGGAAGTTTTCAACCGGCTTGACATCGTGATAAATAACGCAGGCGTTATGAACGATCGTTTCTGGGAGCTGGAAGTCGATGTCAATCTT AATGGTGTGATACGTGGCACGTTACTGGCGTATCGGTTCATGAGCAAGGACCGCGGAGGGCAGGGCGGCACCATCGTGAACACCGCGTCCACTGCGTTCACTAGGCCGCAAGTGTCCACGCCTATCTACACGGCCACTAACTATGCGATTGTCGGCCTAACTAGGGCTTACGGG GATCAGTACCATGTAAATCTGACTGGGGTGCGAAGTATGGTCATCTGCCCAGGGCTGACAGATACTGGTCTGGTCAAGGAGATTCGTAAGCAGCTCATGTCTTCCGAGTATGAAGCTGCCTGGCAGAGGGATAACGCTAACAGCAAAATTCAGag CTCAGAGCACGTCGGCCGAGCGTTAGTTGAGATTCTGACAAAGGGGCAGAGCGGCTCAGTGTGGATCGTGGACAATGGCACGCCGGCGAGGGAGTGGCGCGGTTAA